A portion of the Pseudoxanthomonas sp. JBR18 genome contains these proteins:
- a CDS encoding LysR family transcriptional regulator, which translates to MELRHLRYFLAVAEEANFTRAAARVGIGQPPLSQQIQALEKELGTALFVRTPQGARLTDAGQAFLVEVRRVLVDVDRAAESARRAARGESGRLRLGFTASAAFNPIVPALIRDYRRARPAVELALEETNTAGLLEALASGRLEAAFIRYSVSTPSELELVKFPDEPMKIAVPAAHPLATRTRAPLSALVGEPFILFPRSFGNSLYDEILSACRQAGFSLAITQEAPQMSSIVNLVSAELGVSVVPESTAQVQLPGVRYLEIEGQVPMARLALASMPGQAQASPALQHLLALAQGQTARTP; encoded by the coding sequence TTGGAACTGCGACACCTGCGCTACTTCCTGGCCGTGGCCGAGGAAGCCAACTTCACCCGCGCCGCCGCCCGCGTGGGCATTGGCCAACCGCCGCTGAGCCAGCAGATCCAGGCGCTGGAGAAGGAGCTGGGCACGGCCCTGTTCGTGCGCACCCCGCAGGGCGCGCGCCTGACCGACGCCGGCCAGGCCTTCCTGGTCGAGGTGCGCCGGGTGCTGGTCGACGTGGACCGCGCGGCCGAATCGGCACGTCGCGCCGCCCGTGGCGAAAGTGGCCGCCTGCGCCTTGGGTTCACCGCCTCGGCGGCGTTCAATCCGATCGTGCCGGCGCTGATCCGTGACTACCGCCGCGCCCGCCCGGCGGTCGAGCTGGCCCTGGAGGAAACCAATACCGCCGGCCTGCTCGAGGCCCTTGCCAGCGGCCGCCTGGAAGCGGCCTTCATCCGCTACAGCGTCTCCACCCCGTCCGAGCTGGAGCTGGTGAAGTTCCCGGACGAGCCGATGAAGATCGCCGTGCCGGCCGCGCATCCGCTGGCGACCCGGACCCGTGCGCCGCTGTCGGCGCTGGTCGGCGAACCCTTCATCCTGTTTCCGCGCAGCTTTGGCAACAGCCTGTACGACGAAATCCTCAGCGCCTGTCGCCAGGCCGGCTTCAGCCTGGCCATCACCCAGGAAGCGCCGCAGATGTCCTCCATCGTCAACCTGGTCTCGGCCGAACTGGGCGTGTCGGTGGTGCCCGAGTCCACCGCTCAGGTGCAGCTGCCGGGCGTGCGCTATCTGGAGATCGAAGGCCAGGTCCCGATGGCGCGTCTGGCGCTGGCGTCCATGCCCGGGCAGGCGCAGGCCTCGCCCGCGCTGCAGCACCTGCTCGCCCTGGCTCAGGGGCAAACGGCACGGACGCCGTAA
- a CDS encoding ATP-binding protein, with translation MRRTSLRQRLMLAALVASLSALAVGAALIAIRVWPHAREKTLREELIGELDDLERSLRVAHGRVALVLAQSDADLYDAMPVDSAYTVTDVSGRELARSVQGPALQALRHMAADTRELTVRSQTRAVHLQVAQREVVREGRRYVIRAARSDRLVLTLKEYTGKRYLRAVVFTAFLTLLLFLVVAFAMINRMLRPLRRASESAARIGPRNLSARLQTDGLPTELIPLIDAFNAALARLENGYRVQQDFLACAAHELKTPLALLQAEIELGGVSNPELLLRDTGLMARQVHQLLQLAEVSEGHNYTLAPLSLHAAAADVAEYLTRLADQRAVYIALRQQGPDPTLQADAGAVFVLLKNLLENALHHAPPATVVTLSVGAGEISVQDQGDGVRPQDRPHLFQRFWRGADAHAGGAGLGLAICKEICEAHGWCIALDPDASGARFVVRIPMPEPVT, from the coding sequence ATGCGCCGCACTAGCCTGCGCCAACGGCTGATGCTGGCGGCGCTGGTCGCGTCCCTGTCCGCGCTGGCGGTTGGCGCCGCGCTGATCGCCATCCGGGTCTGGCCGCATGCGCGCGAGAAGACGCTGCGTGAGGAGTTGATCGGTGAGCTGGATGACTTGGAGCGGAGCCTGCGTGTCGCGCATGGCCGGGTAGCGCTGGTTCTCGCCCAGAGTGACGCCGATCTCTACGACGCCATGCCGGTGGACTCGGCCTACACGGTGACCGACGTGTCCGGCCGCGAGCTGGCCCGCAGTGTCCAAGGCCCAGCCCTGCAGGCGCTGCGCCACATGGCGGCCGATACCCGGGAACTGACCGTGCGCAGTCAGACCCGCGCGGTGCACCTGCAGGTGGCCCAGCGCGAGGTGGTCCGGGAAGGCAGGCGCTACGTGATCCGTGCGGCACGCAGCGACCGCCTGGTGCTGACGCTCAAGGAATACACCGGGAAGCGCTACCTTCGGGCCGTGGTGTTCACCGCGTTTCTGACCCTGCTGCTCTTCCTGGTGGTGGCGTTCGCGATGATCAACCGGATGCTGCGCCCCTTGCGGCGCGCCTCGGAGAGCGCGGCGCGGATCGGCCCACGCAACCTGTCCGCGCGACTGCAGACCGATGGCCTGCCCACCGAGCTGATTCCGCTGATCGATGCCTTCAACGCCGCGCTGGCCCGGCTGGAAAACGGCTACCGGGTGCAGCAGGACTTCTTGGCCTGCGCCGCGCACGAGCTCAAGACGCCGCTGGCCCTGCTCCAGGCCGAGATCGAGCTGGGAGGTGTGTCCAATCCGGAACTGCTGCTGCGCGACACCGGGTTGATGGCGCGCCAGGTGCATCAGCTGCTGCAGTTGGCCGAAGTCAGCGAAGGGCACAACTACACGCTGGCGCCGCTCTCGCTCCATGCCGCCGCCGCCGACGTGGCGGAGTATCTGACCCGCCTGGCGGACCAGCGCGCGGTCTACATCGCCCTGCGCCAGCAAGGACCGGATCCGACGCTGCAGGCCGATGCCGGGGCGGTCTTCGTGCTGCTCAAGAACCTGCTGGAAAACGCCTTGCACCATGCGCCCCCGGCGACGGTGGTGACGCTGAGTGTCGGCGCTGGTGAAATCAGCGTGCAGGACCAGGGCGATGGGGTGCGTCCCCAGGATCGCCCGCACTTGTTCCAGCGCTTCTGGCGCGGCGCCGATGCCCATGCCGGCGGGGCGGGCCTTGGCCTGGCGATCTGCAAGGAGATCTGCGAGGCGCACGGCTGGTGCATCGCGCTGGATCCGGACGCATCGGGTGCGCGCTTCGTGGTGCGCATCCCCATGCCGGAGCCCGTCACGTGA
- a CDS encoding MFS transporter gives MGRIRLALFLAGFATFSLLYCVQPLLPEFARDFHVSAAASSLPLSLATGGLAIAIFCAGAVSENLGRRGLMFASIALAAVLNAVAAFIPHWGSLVLVRALSGVALGGVPAVAMVYLAEELPAHKLGAATGLYVGGNAFGGMMGRIGMSFLTDHFDWRTALAVISGLDLLCAIGFVLLLPPSRHFVRKAGVNLRYHLQAWAGHLRHPHLPWLFAIPFLLMGTFVSVYNYAGFRLGGPEFGLSQSQIGLIFSAYVFGIVSSSIAGAASDRFGRGPVVLAGTVSAIGGVLLTLSHTLPVVIVGVVLLTIGFFIAHSAASAWVGRLGQASKSHAASLYLLAYYVGSSVVGSVSGWFWEHGGWGALVAFCLVLQALALVAAQVLRRGADDSRPYGRFAPHPPRGE, from the coding sequence ATGGGCCGCATCCGCCTGGCGCTGTTCCTGGCCGGGTTTGCGACGTTCTCGCTGCTGTACTGCGTGCAGCCGCTGTTGCCCGAGTTCGCCCGCGACTTCCACGTCAGCGCCGCGGCCAGTTCGCTGCCGCTGTCGCTGGCCACCGGGGGGCTGGCCATCGCGATCTTCTGCGCGGGGGCGGTGTCGGAAAACCTGGGCCGGCGCGGCCTGATGTTCGCCTCCATCGCGCTGGCCGCCGTGCTCAACGCGGTGGCGGCCTTCATCCCGCACTGGGGGTCGCTGGTGCTGGTGCGCGCGCTGTCCGGCGTGGCCCTGGGCGGGGTGCCGGCCGTGGCGATGGTCTACCTGGCCGAGGAACTGCCCGCGCACAAGCTGGGCGCGGCCACCGGGCTGTACGTGGGCGGCAACGCCTTCGGCGGGATGATGGGCCGGATCGGGATGAGTTTTTTGACCGATCACTTCGACTGGCGCACCGCGCTGGCGGTGATCAGCGGCCTGGACCTGCTGTGCGCGATCGGCTTCGTCCTGCTGCTGCCGCCGTCGCGGCACTTCGTGCGCAAGGCCGGGGTCAACCTGCGCTACCACCTGCAGGCCTGGGCCGGGCACCTGCGCCATCCCCACCTGCCGTGGCTGTTCGCCATCCCGTTCCTGCTGATGGGCACCTTCGTCAGCGTCTACAACTACGCCGGCTTTCGCCTGGGGGGCCCGGAATTCGGCCTGAGCCAGAGCCAGATCGGCCTGATCTTCTCGGCCTATGTGTTCGGCATCGTGTCCTCCTCGATCGCCGGGGCGGCCTCGGACCGCTTCGGGCGCGGGCCGGTGGTGCTGGCCGGGACGGTCTCGGCCATCGGCGGGGTGCTGCTGACGCTCTCGCACACCTTGCCGGTGGTCATCGTCGGCGTGGTGCTGCTGACCATCGGCTTCTTCATCGCCCACTCGGCCGCCAGTGCCTGGGTCGGCCGGCTGGGCCAGGCCAGCAAGAGCCACGCCGCATCGCTGTACCTGCTGGCCTACTACGTAGGGTCCAGCGTGGTCGGCTCGGTCAGCGGCTGGTTCTGGGAACACGGCGGCTGGGGCGCGCTGGTGGCCTTCTGCCTGGTGCTGCAGGCGCTGGCGCTGGTCGCCGCGCAGGTGCTGCGCCGGGGCGCGGACGATTCCAGGCCCTACGGTCGCTTCGCCCCGCATCCTCCGCGCGGGGAGTGA
- a CDS encoding response regulator transcription factor: MNRIALLEDHPRLAGLVERGLGAAGIAVDTFPSMESAWHPLVERAYAAAVVDRGLPDGDGLALVRRLRAAGNRVPCLMLTARDALRDRVDGLEAGADDYLPKPFALEELVARVRALMRRPPVLRDLQLDYLDLCVKPELGCMSCGSQTITLAPAELQIVICLVHAGGQTVRRGALEAAAWGLGEAVTPNALDVALHRLRRKLVAIGTGLDLINLRGQGFALRGVDAPH; encoded by the coding sequence ATGAACCGCATCGCCCTGCTGGAAGACCATCCGCGCCTGGCCGGCCTGGTCGAGCGTGGGCTGGGGGCGGCCGGGATCGCGGTGGATACCTTTCCGAGCATGGAATCGGCCTGGCACCCGCTGGTCGAGCGGGCCTATGCCGCGGCGGTCGTGGATCGCGGCCTGCCCGACGGCGATGGACTGGCGCTGGTGCGTCGCCTGCGTGCGGCAGGCAACCGCGTCCCGTGCCTGATGTTGACCGCGCGCGATGCCCTGCGCGATCGCGTGGATGGGCTGGAGGCCGGCGCCGACGACTACCTGCCCAAGCCCTTCGCCCTGGAGGAACTGGTGGCGCGGGTGCGCGCGCTGATGCGGCGCCCGCCGGTGCTGCGTGATCTCCAGCTGGACTACCTGGATCTGTGCGTGAAGCCCGAGCTGGGCTGCATGAGCTGCGGCAGCCAGACCATCACCCTGGCCCCGGCCGAGCTCCAGATCGTGATCTGCCTGGTCCACGCCGGCGGCCAGACCGTCCGGCGCGGCGCACTGGAAGCGGCCGCCTGGGGCCTCGGCGAAGCGGTCACACCCAATGCGCTGGATGTCGCCCTGCACCGATTGCGCAGGAAGCTGGTCGCCATCGGCACCGGCCTGGACCTGATCAACCTGCGCGGCCAGGGCTTCGCCCTGCGCGGTGTCGATGCGCCGCACTAG
- the acpA gene encoding acid phosphatase yields the protein MSQHNDDTSNLDRPLDPQRRRLLGGLAAASAALTVGAEASAGPAARGTKRSARTPVTDAQLREHIDTVVVLFAENRSFNNLFADFPGLEQPLADLPPERAIQRDRDGTPLKTLPPIWDGMVPEAQVVNHRSYQIGEEAIVGLPNAPFALKTPEGAPLPHGLVTRDLVHEFYRNQMQINGGKNDGFVAWGDSGALLMGHYADSAVNMRLWRLAEQYTLCDNFFMGAFGGSFLNHQYLVAAQPPFYPDADKSPARLHIARTADGKPDGKALIPADNSPTSAMQGVAKFTSRPTLTPDFFTVNTIGPPYSPGFSVDQANPALADASSPNTCPPQTHAHIGDMLNARGVDWAWYGGAFQAALDGGGDSNDGSFPSHPNFQAHHQPFNYFASLAPGSEARKRHLRDGGTGETAATNKFLADAAAGKLPAVSYYKPQGNLNMHAGYSDVEAGDRHLAAVVHALQKSPQWKRMLVVITVDENGGWWDHVAPPKGDRWGPGTRIPAIVVSPFAKRGHVDHTIYDTGSIARFLTRRFGLEKLPGLKLREDAMVAAGGPPPGDLTGALDFNQG from the coding sequence CAGCACAACGACGACACGTCCAATCTTGACCGTCCTTTGGATCCACAACGCCGGCGCCTGCTCGGCGGTCTGGCGGCCGCAAGTGCGGCGCTGACGGTTGGGGCTGAAGCCAGCGCGGGTCCTGCCGCGCGAGGCACAAAGCGCAGCGCTCGCACGCCCGTCACCGATGCCCAACTGCGCGAGCACATCGACACGGTGGTGGTGCTGTTCGCGGAAAATCGCAGCTTCAACAACCTGTTCGCCGACTTTCCGGGGCTGGAGCAGCCGCTGGCGGATCTTCCGCCCGAGCGCGCCATCCAGCGCGACCGCGATGGCACGCCGCTGAAGACCCTGCCGCCGATCTGGGACGGCATGGTGCCCGAGGCGCAGGTGGTCAATCACCGCAGCTACCAGATCGGCGAGGAGGCGATCGTCGGCCTGCCCAACGCGCCGTTCGCACTGAAGACGCCCGAGGGCGCGCCGTTGCCGCACGGCCTGGTGACGCGCGACCTGGTCCATGAGTTCTATCGCAACCAGATGCAAATCAACGGCGGCAAGAACGACGGCTTCGTCGCCTGGGGTGACAGCGGCGCGCTGCTGATGGGCCACTACGCCGATTCGGCTGTGAACATGCGCCTGTGGCGCCTGGCCGAGCAGTACACGCTGTGCGACAACTTCTTCATGGGCGCCTTCGGCGGCTCGTTCCTCAACCACCAGTACCTGGTCGCCGCACAGCCGCCGTTCTATCCAGATGCGGACAAGAGCCCGGCGCGCCTGCACATCGCCAGGACGGCCGATGGCAAGCCGGATGGCAAGGCCCTGATCCCGGCCGACAACAGTCCTACCAGTGCGATGCAGGGCGTGGCCAAGTTCACCTCGCGCCCCACGCTGACCCCGGACTTCTTCACGGTCAACACGATCGGTCCGCCCTACTCGCCGGGCTTCAGCGTGGACCAGGCCAACCCGGCCCTGGCCGATGCCAGCAGCCCCAACACCTGTCCGCCGCAGACCCACGCACACATCGGCGACATGCTCAACGCGCGCGGGGTGGACTGGGCCTGGTACGGCGGCGCGTTCCAGGCCGCGCTGGACGGCGGAGGCGACAGCAATGACGGCAGCTTCCCAAGCCATCCCAACTTCCAGGCGCACCACCAGCCGTTCAACTATTTCGCCTCACTCGCACCCGGTTCCGAGGCGCGCAAGCGCCACCTGCGCGATGGCGGCACCGGAGAGACCGCAGCGACCAACAAGTTCCTGGCCGATGCCGCGGCCGGCAAGCTGCCGGCAGTGAGCTACTACAAGCCGCAGGGCAACCTGAACATGCACGCCGGCTATTCGGACGTGGAGGCCGGGGACCGCCACCTGGCGGCGGTGGTCCACGCCCTGCAGAAGAGCCCGCAGTGGAAGCGGATGCTGGTGGTGATCACCGTCGACGAGAACGGCGGCTGGTGGGACCACGTGGCCCCACCCAAGGGCGATCGCTGGGGGCCGGGCACGCGTATCCCGGCCATCGTGGTCTCGCCGTTTGCCAAGCGTGGGCACGTGGACCACACGATCTACGACACCGGCTCGATCGCACGCTTCCTGACCCGGCGTTTCGGGTTGGAAAAACTGCCTGGGCTGAAGTTGCGCGAAGACGCCATGGTCGCCGCCGGCGGCCCGCCGCCGGGCGACCTGACCGGCGCCCTGGACTTCAACCAGGGCTGA
- a CDS encoding SDR family oxidoreductase, giving the protein MNTISLVTGASRGLGRNTALSIARHGGDIILTYRSGAEQAQAVVQEIQGLGRKAVALPLDVTEVGSLPTFADTVRHTLTTHWGRSSLDHLINNAGHGEMAGVAETTEAQFDGLFDTHVKGVFFLTQALLPVLADGGRIVNFSSGLTRVSFPGFSAYAAAKGAVEILTLYLARELGGRGITVNTVAPGAIETDFLGGAVRDMPDLNAQFAGMTALGRVGVPDDIGPMIASLLGPEHRWVTGQRIEVSGGQVI; this is encoded by the coding sequence ATGAACACCATCTCGCTCGTCACCGGCGCCAGCCGCGGCCTGGGCCGCAACACCGCCTTGAGCATCGCCCGCCACGGCGGCGACATCATCCTCACCTACCGCAGCGGCGCCGAGCAGGCCCAGGCCGTGGTCCAGGAAATCCAGGGCCTGGGGCGCAAGGCCGTGGCGCTGCCGCTGGATGTCACCGAGGTCGGGTCACTGCCAACGTTCGCCGACACGGTGCGCCATACCCTCACCACCCACTGGGGCCGGTCCTCGCTGGACCATCTGATCAACAACGCGGGCCACGGCGAAATGGCCGGTGTGGCCGAGACCACAGAGGCGCAGTTCGACGGTCTGTTCGATACCCACGTCAAGGGCGTGTTCTTCCTGACCCAGGCGCTGCTGCCGGTCCTGGCCGACGGCGGACGCATCGTGAATTTCTCCTCGGGGCTGACCCGGGTCTCCTTCCCGGGCTTTTCTGCCTATGCCGCGGCCAAGGGCGCGGTCGAAATCCTGACCCTCTATCTGGCCAGGGAGCTTGGCGGGCGCGGGATCACCGTCAATACCGTGGCACCCGGCGCGATCGAAACCGACTTCCTCGGTGGCGCGGTGCGCGACATGCCCGACCTCAATGCACAGTTCGCCGGCATGACCGCGCTGGGGCGGGTCGGTGTGCCAGACGATATCGGCCCCATGATCGCCAGCCTGCTTGGGCCGGAACACCGCTGGGTCACCGGCCAGCGGATCGAGGTCTCCGGCGGCCAGGTCATCTGA
- a CDS encoding AraC family transcriptional regulator has protein sequence MSPSLLDLARRHAEAFTDPDGVAPTPIPGLTIIRQTRPTALQYAISKPLVALILQGEKRVSLGCQTLEFGAGQSLLIAADVPNASQVTRADLLQPYVSLVIDLDPAIIEGLVVEMDGPSHPAPGPMRVDPTEQEVAGTALRLLGLLDRPASLALLQAALLRELHYWLLVGRHGQAIRMLGLADSHARRVARAVNIIRADYARPLRIEHLAQVADMSPSSFHAHFRAVTTLTPLQFQKQVRLIEARRLMLAEGAMIAQAANAVGYESIQQFTREYGRMFGLPPARDMRQARSRLQPAA, from the coding sequence ATGTCCCCGTCCCTGCTCGATCTGGCCCGACGCCACGCCGAGGCTTTCACCGATCCCGACGGCGTCGCGCCGACGCCAATCCCGGGACTGACGATCATCCGCCAGACCCGGCCCACCGCGTTGCAGTACGCGATCTCCAAGCCACTGGTGGCCCTGATCCTGCAGGGCGAAAAGCGGGTCAGCTTGGGATGCCAGACCCTGGAGTTCGGCGCCGGCCAGTCGCTGCTGATCGCCGCCGACGTGCCCAACGCGAGCCAGGTCACCCGCGCCGACCTGCTGCAGCCCTATGTCTCCCTGGTGATCGACCTCGACCCGGCGATCATCGAAGGGCTGGTGGTGGAGATGGACGGGCCGTCACACCCTGCACCAGGTCCGATGCGCGTGGATCCCACCGAGCAGGAGGTCGCCGGGACCGCGCTGCGCCTGCTCGGTCTGCTGGACCGTCCGGCCTCTCTGGCGCTACTGCAGGCCGCCCTGCTGCGCGAGCTGCACTACTGGCTGCTGGTGGGCCGCCACGGGCAGGCGATCCGTATGTTGGGCCTGGCCGATAGCCACGCGCGGCGTGTGGCCCGCGCGGTGAACATCATCCGCGCGGACTACGCACGCCCGCTCAGGATCGAGCACCTGGCCCAGGTCGCGGACATGAGCCCGTCGTCCTTCCATGCGCACTTCCGCGCCGTCACCACGCTCACGCCACTGCAGTTTCAGAAGCAGGTGCGCCTGATCGAGGCCCGGCGGCTGATGCTGGCCGAAGGCGCGATGATCGCCCAGGCCGCCAACGCGGTCGGCTACGAGAGCATCCAGCAGTTCACGCGCGAATACGGCCGGATGTTCGGGCTGCCGCCTGCGCGCGACATGCGCCAGGCACGCAGCCGGTTACAGCCAGCGGCCTGA
- a CDS encoding alpha/beta hydrolase domain-containing protein — protein MEMASGGAMARHGWGKWIALTVLMLAPPAQARVTGLHWDGPPQPAFGNTDFPGVGRYQLLTGQVEGALDPRSPLNRGIVNLDKVATDAQGLVHYRADVMLVRPVDLARGNGTLLYDVPNRGGQLLLTRQVNGRGSGDPALASSIGTGYLMRQGYTMVWSGWQDGVPSGAIGHDDGSVSHMLAGHFPTAVGVTADVREEIVFDTATSDVYTVAYPAADLDPARTHLTVRERVDDAEQTPKDLGFEWIDATHLRIHRPKGFDAGAIYELIYPARDPVVTGIGLAATRDVVDFLRRSAADDAGTPNPLLDAHGQIGVQHAIGLGVSQSGRFLRDVLAQGFNHGESGQRVFDGVMAIIAGSRKSMANAAFSKAGDFSRQHETHLARGDQFPFTYATTTDPVSGRSGGIMAAMAPADQPRLFHIDSDTEIYQARAALVSTTADGKPIVQPSNVRLYFTGGSQHGASDHPAHNPVAQQLTNPLDNGDLVRALLSDLQAWVVDDVPPPDSRYPSVADGTLVPPLDPRAAFSAIPGFAYHGVTNVLRVKDDTDPAVRTVGAAYPVWVAAHDADGNNIAGIRHPLLAEPLGTHTGWNPRRPGFAEGELSSLDGSYLPFARTRAERERTGDPRLSLEERYGTVQAWIRRVDAASQALVRQRLLLPEDAQRLHDAASERGYDIFDKPLY, from the coding sequence ATGGAGATGGCATCGGGCGGCGCGATGGCCCGCCACGGGTGGGGAAAGTGGATCGCATTGACCGTGTTGATGCTGGCGCCACCGGCGCAGGCCCGGGTGACGGGCCTGCACTGGGATGGGCCGCCGCAGCCGGCCTTCGGCAATACCGACTTCCCCGGCGTGGGCCGCTACCAGCTGCTGACCGGGCAGGTCGAAGGCGCGCTGGACCCACGTTCGCCACTCAACCGCGGCATCGTCAACCTGGACAAGGTGGCCACCGACGCGCAGGGCCTGGTCCATTACCGCGCCGACGTCATGCTCGTGCGCCCGGTCGACCTGGCGCGTGGCAACGGCACGCTGCTCTACGACGTGCCCAACCGCGGCGGCCAACTGCTGCTCACCCGGCAGGTCAATGGCCGCGGCTCGGGCGACCCGGCGCTCGCTTCGTCCATCGGCACCGGCTATCTGATGCGCCAGGGCTACACGATGGTATGGAGCGGCTGGCAGGACGGCGTGCCCTCCGGGGCCATCGGCCATGACGATGGCAGCGTCTCGCACATGCTGGCCGGGCACTTCCCCACCGCCGTGGGCGTCACTGCCGACGTGCGCGAGGAGATCGTCTTCGACACCGCGACCAGCGATGTCTATACGGTGGCCTATCCGGCCGCCGATCTCGATCCAGCACGCACCCACCTGACTGTGCGCGAGCGCGTCGACGACGCGGAGCAGACGCCGAAGGACCTGGGCTTCGAATGGATCGACGCGACCCACTTGCGCATCCATCGGCCCAAGGGCTTCGATGCCGGGGCCATCTACGAGCTGATCTATCCGGCCCGCGACCCGGTGGTCACCGGCATCGGCCTGGCGGCCACGCGCGATGTGGTCGATTTCCTGCGGCGCAGTGCGGCCGATGACGCCGGCACGCCTAACCCACTGCTCGACGCGCACGGGCAGATCGGCGTGCAGCATGCGATCGGCCTGGGCGTGTCGCAGAGCGGGCGCTTCCTGCGCGATGTGCTGGCGCAGGGTTTCAACCACGGCGAAAGCGGGCAGCGGGTGTTCGACGGGGTCATGGCGATCATCGCCGGCTCGCGCAAGTCCATGGCCAACGCGGCCTTCTCCAAGGCGGGCGACTTCTCGCGCCAGCACGAGACCCACCTGGCCCGCGGTGACCAGTTCCCCTTCACCTACGCGACCACCACCGATCCGGTCAGTGGACGAAGCGGCGGGATCATGGCCGCCATGGCCCCGGCCGACCAGCCCCGGCTCTTCCATATCGACTCCGATACCGAGATCTACCAGGCGCGCGCGGCCCTGGTCAGCACCACCGCCGACGGCAAACCCATCGTGCAGCCATCGAACGTGCGCCTGTATTTCACCGGCGGCTCGCAGCACGGGGCCTCGGACCATCCCGCGCACAACCCAGTGGCCCAGCAGCTGACCAACCCGCTGGACAACGGTGACCTGGTCCGCGCGCTGCTGTCGGACCTGCAGGCCTGGGTGGTGGACGACGTGCCGCCGCCTGACAGCCGCTATCCCAGCGTGGCCGATGGCACGCTCGTGCCACCGCTGGACCCGCGCGCGGCGTTTTCCGCCATTCCGGGATTCGCCTATCACGGCGTCACCAACGTCCTGCGGGTGAAGGACGACACCGATCCGGCCGTGCGCACGGTCGGCGCGGCGTATCCGGTCTGGGTGGCCGCCCACGACGCCGACGGGAACAACATCGCCGGCATCCGCCACCCGCTGCTGGCCGAGCCGTTGGGCACCCACACCGGCTGGAACCCGCGCCGCCCAGGCTTTGCCGAAGGCGAGCTGTCCAGCCTGGATGGCAGCTACCTGCCCTTCGCCCGGACCCGGGCCGAGCGCGAACGCACGGGCGATCCGCGCCTCTCGCTGGAGGAGCGCTATGGCACGGTCCAAGCGTGGATCCGGCGCGTCGATGCCGCCTCCCAGGCGCTGGTCCGCCAGCGCCTGCTGTTGCCCGAGGACGCGCAGCGCCTCCACGACGCTGCGAGCGAACGCGGCTACGACATCTTCGACAAGCCTTTGTATTGA
- a CDS encoding MipA/OmpV family protein, whose product MSRRYAVLLPLLLPCTALAQIASNSAELVSKSSDTHWTLGLGVSISDSPYAGEGNRTQPFPVVSYSGERLFWSGLYGGVHLLRREGFDLDAIVAGRFDGFDISDLGRSELAANGVDARVLDDRDNGLDAGLAATWRGPAGEFKLRALADVTDTSGGYELAVDYGYAWRWGRTTVVPGVGVRWMSGDLVDYYYGTLDQEIARGAPRYQPGSAVVPEVSVGMARPLSPKWKLFGRIDYKFLPSEITDSPLIEPDTDGSAGLMIGISRTF is encoded by the coding sequence ATGTCCAGACGCTATGCCGTCCTGCTTCCGTTGCTGCTGCCCTGTACCGCCCTGGCCCAGATCGCCTCCAACAGCGCGGAACTGGTTTCCAAGTCGTCCGACACGCATTGGACCCTGGGCCTGGGGGTGTCGATCAGCGACAGCCCCTACGCGGGCGAAGGCAACCGCACCCAGCCCTTTCCCGTGGTGAGCTACAGCGGCGAGCGCCTGTTCTGGAGCGGCCTTTACGGAGGCGTGCACCTGCTGCGCCGCGAGGGCTTCGACCTGGATGCGATCGTGGCCGGCCGCTTCGATGGGTTCGATATCAGCGACCTGGGCCGCAGCGAACTGGCCGCCAACGGCGTGGACGCCCGCGTGCTGGACGATCGCGACAACGGGCTGGACGCCGGACTGGCCGCGACATGGCGCGGCCCGGCCGGCGAGTTCAAATTGCGCGCGCTGGCCGATGTCACCGATACCAGCGGCGGCTACGAGTTGGCGGTCGACTACGGCTATGCCTGGCGATGGGGCCGCACCACGGTGGTCCCGGGGGTCGGGGTGCGCTGGATGTCCGGCGACCTGGTGGACTACTACTACGGCACCCTGGACCAGGAGATCGCCCGCGGCGCACCGCGTTATCAACCCGGCTCGGCGGTGGTGCCCGAGGTCAGCGTGGGCATGGCCCGGCCGCTGAGCCCGAAGTGGAAGCTGTTCGGCAGGATCGATTACAAGTTCCTGCCCAGCGAGATCACCGACAGCCCGTTGATCGAACCGGACACCGATGGCTCGGCCGGCCTGATGATCGGCATCAGCCGAACCTTTTGA
- a CDS encoding tautomerase family protein — translation MPKLIIHSPAGTFDAQAKQQVAAELTVFCLQCEALPASPFVKSTVWTYFNDYPVSAVFMGEAQATAHVVSAQIYTIQGGLDAAAKHQMIQGVTEIFGRYTRIGARVPVYLVIHEVPEANWGIFGQHADLAALRASAADAPAL, via the coding sequence ATGCCCAAGCTCATCATCCATAGTCCAGCGGGCACCTTCGATGCCCAGGCCAAGCAGCAGGTCGCGGCCGAATTGACCGTCTTCTGTCTGCAGTGCGAGGCGCTGCCTGCCTCGCCATTCGTCAAAAGCACGGTCTGGACGTATTTCAATGACTATCCTGTCTCGGCGGTTTTCATGGGCGAGGCGCAGGCCACGGCTCACGTGGTCTCGGCGCAGATCTACACCATACAGGGGGGACTGGACGCCGCCGCCAAGCACCAGATGATCCAGGGGGTCACCGAGATTTTCGGTCGGTATACCCGTATCGGTGCGCGTGTCCCGGTCTATCTGGTGATCCACGAGGTGCCCGAAGCCAATTGGGGCATTTTTGGCCAGCATGCCGACCTGGCGGCGTTACGCGCTTCCGCGGCCGACGCTCCGGCGCTTTAG